The proteins below come from a single Chrysoperla carnea chromosome 1, inChrCarn1.1, whole genome shotgun sequence genomic window:
- the LOC123295501 gene encoding uncharacterized protein LOC123295501, translated as MVPQGGSTDMTKKLERALRLIKTVEEAERWMHSVNCGEKEAVRVRMPETDDERFVEFQKFSHQEPIPYIVYADFEALLVPQHHEDMEMDHGSYTQNIQKHVPYSVGYYVHCTHDPNQSFYKAYRGTDCAKWFVKELEQVAYTLEKKIKHVEPMIPLTIEQEMEFLCAEKCHICKKSFTPTNSIRVRDHSHITGYYRGPAHQICNLNYQTSKVIPVVMHNLSGYDAHFIIEPLLTEFDGHVDVLPINKEKYISFTKHVSDIQLRFIDSFKFLSEKLDNLASYLDNDKKTILHREVSDDEQFQLLTRKGVFPYEYMSSWERLDEVSLPTKEAFYSALTDEHITDQDYNHAIQVWNTFGLHILGEYSDLYMKTDVFLLADIFENFRKTCLHKYGLDPAHSYTLAGYTWEAMLKYTDKKLELFTDVDKFLFIERGIRGGVSHCSNRYAKANNKYMTEGYNPNETQHYLMYYDVVNEYGAAMSTSLPTGNFEWVDTPDVMEIADDSPIGFILEVDLEIPQNLHDYFSDLPPCPEIAKPPGSKQKYLLTTLLINLHG; from the exons ATGGTACCTCAAGGTGGTAGCACGGATATGACGAAGAAATTGGAGAGAGCGTTGAGGCTCATCAAGACGGTGGAGGAAGCTGAGCGATGGATG CATTCAGTAAATTGTGGTGAAAAAGAAGCGGTGCGGGTACGAATGCCTGAAACTGATGACGAGCGGTTCGTtgagtttcagaaattttctcATCAAGAACCAATTCCATATATTGTATATGCAGATTTTGAGGCGTTATTGGTACCACAACATCATGAAGACATGGAAATGGATCATGGGtcttatacacaaaatattcaaaaacatgtacCCTACAGTGTAGGTTACTATGTTCATTGTACCCACGATCCCAACCAATCGTTTTATAAGGCATACCGTGGTACTGATTGCGCAAAATGGTTTGTTAAAGAACTGGAACAGGTTGCGTATACattggaaaagaaaattaaacatgTTGAACCAATGATACCGCTCACCATCGAACAAGAAATGGAGTTTCTGTGTGCAGAAAAGTgtcatatttgtaaaaaatcttttacaCCAACAAATAGTATCCGTGTGCGTGACCATTCACACATCAcag gtTATTACAGAGGTCCAGCACACCAAATTTGTAACTTAAATTATCAAACTTCAAAGGTGATACCTGTTGTGATGCATAATTTAAGCGGATATGATgcacattttataatagaaccTCTGCTAACAGAATTCGATGGCCATGTTGATGTGTTGCCCatcaacaaagaaaagtacATCAGTTTTACCAAACACGTCTCGGAcattcaattacgattcattgaTTCCTTTAAGTTTCTCTCTGAAAAATTAGATAATCTGGCTTCCTatttagataatgataaaaaaactattttacatagAGAG gtCAGTGatgatgaacaatttcaattgttaacAAGAAAAGGTGTATTTCCTTATGAATACATGTCTAGTTGGGAACGTCTTGATGAGGTAAGCTTACCCACAAAAGAGGCGTTCTACAGTGCATTAACAGATGAGCACATAACGGATCAGGATTATAATCATGCTATACAAGTATGGAATACATTTGGTTTACATATACTAGGTGAATACTCTGACCTGTATATGAAAACTGATGTGTTTCTACTTGcggacatttttgaaaatttccgtaaaaCTTGTTTGCATAAATATGGCCTTGATCCAGCTCACTCTTATACACTAGCTGGCTACACATGGGAAGCCATGTTGAAATACACCGATAAGAAACTGGAATTGTTCACTGATGTAGATAAGTTTCTGTTTATCGAGAGAGGAATCAGAGGTGGTGTGAGTCATTGCTCTAATCGCTATGCAAAAGCTAATAATAAGTACATGACAGAGGGGTATAATCCAAATGAAACACAACATTATTTGATGTATTACGATGTGGTGAATGAATATGGAGCAGCAATGTCTACATCTTTACCCACTGGAAATTTCGAGTGGGTTGACACACCAGACGTCATGGAAATTGCAGACGATTCACCAATCGGTTTCATTTTAGAAGTGGATCTGGAAATACCCCAAAATCTGCATGATTACTTTAGCGATCTACCACCATGTCCGGAGATAGCAAAACCACCAGgctcaaaacaaaaatacctgcTTACAACTCT TTTGATCAATCTCCATGGTTGA
- the LOC123295510 gene encoding biopolymer transport protein ExbD-like, with protein MAIKIAGSNRKSKRAVVSEINVTPLVDVMLVLRIIFMITSPMLVSGVNFDLPETNSSPISGQDEPLVVTINNKGEVFLLETPIERKHLTDKLVNITKEKKDTRIFVRGDKNVSYGEVVEVVSEIHAAGFSRVALISNIKNNEK; from the coding sequence ATGGCTATTAAGATTGCTGGAAGTAATAGAAAAAGTAAAAGAGCTGTAGTTAGTGAAATCAACGTTACGCCGCTTGTCGATGTGATGCTTGTATtacgaattatttttatgatcacTTCCCCAATGTTAGTTTCAGGTGTAaatttcgacttacctgaaacaaattCAAGCCCAATTTCAGGACAAGATGAGCCTTTAGTTGTTACTATCAATAATAAAGGGGAAGTTTTCTTGCTTGAAACACCTATTGAAAGAAAGCATTTAACTGATAAGCTTGTAAATATCACTAAAGAGAAAAAAGATACTAGGATTTTTGTTAGAGGTGATAAAAACGTTTCTTATGGTGAAGTGGTAGAAGTAGTATCAGAAATTCATGCAGCCGGATTTTCTCGTGTAGctcttatttcaaatattaaaaataatgaaaagtaa